tcttttctcctccagaTTAAAATCATGGCGTTGACGACTACAGACTATGACTACAGTACACATGACTATGACTATGACTTCTGCAACCTTGACCCGAGCCCCACGGAGGTCATCACCCAAACATACGTCCAATCCATCGTCTGCGCCTTCGGCCTGATCGGCAACGTCCTGGTGATCGTCACCTACATGTTCTACAAGAGAGCCAAGACCATGACGGACGTCTACCTCTACAACGTGGCCGCGGCCGACCTGATCTTTGTGGTGGCTCTGCCATTTATCACCTACAACGAGCGGCACAGCTGGCCCATGGGCTCTGTGGCCTGCAAGTTACTGAATTCAGCCTACAGCATCAACCTCTACAGTGGCATGCTCCTGCTCGCCTGCATCAGTGGTGATCGCTACATCGCAATAGTTCAGGCCAGAAGATCCTTCGGCGCTCGCTCACACACTCTGATCTACGGCCGCCTCATCTGCTCTGCTGTCTGGGTGTTTGCTCTGGCCCTGACGCTGCCCACGCTCCTCTACACCCAGCGCTGTGAAGAGCTGATCCTGGGGGAGCAGAACGTCACTGTGACGTGTGAGCTGTTTTTCAGCAGGGACGAGACAGCCAAGCTGATGAAGGTGCTGGTTCCCAGCCTCCAAATGGCCGTCGGCTTCCTGCTGCCTCTGGTGGTGATGGTGTTCTGCTACTCCAGCATCATATGCACCTTGCTGAGGGCACAGAACGGCCAGAAGCACAAGGCTGTGCGTGTGGTTTTGGCAGTCGTGGTGGTTTTCATCGTGTGCCACCTTCCTTACAACGTGACCCTGCTCACACACCTCCTGTCCCTGTTTAAGGAGAGAAGTTGTGAGGTGGAAAAGATTAAACTCAGAGTTCTGAAAGTCTCCAGGGTCGTAGCCTACCTCCACTGCTGTCTGAATCCCATCCTCTACGCCTTCATCGGGGTGAAGTTCAGGAGCCACTTCAAGCAAATAGTGGAGGATCTCTGGTGCTTCGGCAAAAAGTACatctacactgtaaaaaaagaaaagttgactcaacttaaaaaagtaaagcaaccagctgcaacgcttttttgagttgacctaacttaagggcttgtgagttgtgtcaaattaaataattaagttcactcaaaatgttatatagAGTAGCTTTGAATGGTGATGTTCTGTTAGACTAACTTAACATctccattcagagctactcaaatctacaagttaggaatactagattatatgcatgctaatgatttgaaaacatacaTCAACAGAACTGGATAGTTTCAGTCGAGAGAACTTAAGCTTAAACTTGAAATGCTTAGTTAACTCAACTTTGCTGCCCATGAGTTGAGCTAACTCAAGTTTACTCTATTCATACTGTTGTGgaaattcaataataacagcaaaattctataaataatctgtttattaagaacacaggggttaacattatatacatccaataactacaaaaaaggCAACATTGAAATTGCAGCAGCAGCGATACTTAAGTGAACTTGGTAtcattatacaattattttcaaagatagatatgtaaacacataacaaaGTGCAGAACCAGCTCTCAATACTTTAGctataatatagaaaacagtATGATGACACTATgaatcacaaaacatgtgttagtcagatacttgaggaaaccactggccaaacccagcagtgaagaaagtgcatccataaaaaaaatatgtaacaagacacaaacatgtTAGGAGATGTAGATAACCAAATCCAGCActtagtaaacactaacttccaatgggaacatgggattcgtagcaacactacacaaacttgtgtagctactactgaacttaaaaacattttgaggaataaagtgacatgtctatAGAAAGCGCATCCATAAAAAcgtgtaacaagacacaaacgtgtttagttgcagagataaacaaatccagcagttagtaaacactaacttcaaATGGGAACATGTGATTTGTGTGgctactactgaacttaaaaacatattttgaggaataaagtgacatgtctatGTGCGCAAGTGTTCATGGTGGCAGGCTTCtttaacaagttttttttcagCGCCTGAACACAGGCAGAGCAATCTGTGCAGaggtttataaaaaaatacacaaactacacaaacttgtgtagTTATCACTGAACTTAAGAACTTGTGTCATGGTATTGGGCTActttaacaagttgtttttcagagcctGAACACGGGCAGAACACTCTGTGCCAAGGTTCATAAAAATCTTTTGAAGGGCCTCAAAAGTGTACTTCAATCCTTTGGGGTAGTCCAGGTTGAGGTTGTAGATGCATCCAAAGAGAAGTACAATGGCTGtactgatgtcagagatgtTATCCACAACGACCTTTTCCTCGATGACAAGGGCAATGTTGACTGTTCTGGGCATTGAGTGAGCTCTCccaacatcatcttcaacaaTGGTGACTATGCCAAGTTGAACACCTGCAACGGACGTTTCCTCCGAGTCTGTATcctagagaaaacaaacagacattacttaaatttttaatgttttcatcaccacatttataaataaattatatgccCCTGCCCATGAGTAAAGTGACATGCGCCTTTATGAGTTAAACTTTGAGTGCAAGTGACCACtgttcaaaatatgaagaaatttcCTAACGACAAATTTaagatacattaaaaaatacattttgtaagGCCACCAGATTAATTTTGACCACCCAGATGTCATCAGTTAATCCATGTGAAGGGATAATTTGTGCGAAatctggcatttttttctaaaggtgCTCATAAAATTCTGCTGGTGTGCAGTTTAAAAGGTGTGGGATAATCCTTTGATTCCATAAGTGTTAACAATCCAAAAAGGATGGACAATATCTCACCCTGACAGTGCATATAAAATCGGCCACAATCCAAACACAAAGACTTGCAGCAAAATTTActgatttaagtttttttttaggTCAACCCTCATAGATTACCTCTTGATAATgggtttttacttttattgttaaagatttCAGCCTTAATTAGGGATAATTACTTATATTACATTAAAGGGAATATAAATAAGTTGTTTTATTGCATATTACTatcaaatgaatgtttttgctcCCTAATCAGAGATGTACTGGCcccttgtatatttatattggcccagctattaaaaaaaatggaagaaaaaaacttcaatggTATAAACCGAAGTATTCTTACCAGACATGTCTTCAGGACGTTGCCTGGATTCTCCCTCAAATAGAGAGGTAGACCTCGTAGAGCTGTGGCCTTCCTTTGTGCAAG
This Limanda limanda chromosome 12, fLimLim1.1, whole genome shotgun sequence DNA region includes the following protein-coding sequences:
- the LOC133015836 gene encoding uncharacterized protein LOC133015836, which gives rise to MEATFSLRRKGIVEEEPPIADVLEKWPALFLEEQIYAEFFRITQVDLKKTFLTSLDAHASNLIKLYRTRSGTQGKDLKALLDNLDEQTTDVLAQRKATALRGLPLYLRENPGNVLKTCLDTDSEETSVAGVQLGIVTIVEDDVGRAHSMPRTVNIALVIEEKVVVDNISDISTAIVLLFGCIYNLNLDYPKGLKYTFEALQKIFMNLGTECSARVQALKNNLLK
- the ccr6b gene encoding C-C chemokine receptor type 6, which translates into the protein MALTTTDYDYSTHDYDYDFCNLDPSPTEVITQTYVQSIVCAFGLIGNVLVIVTYMFYKRAKTMTDVYLYNVAAADLIFVVALPFITYNERHSWPMGSVACKLLNSAYSINLYSGMLLLACISGDRYIAIVQARRSFGARSHTLIYGRLICSAVWVFALALTLPTLLYTQRCEELILGEQNVTVTCELFFSRDETAKLMKVLVPSLQMAVGFLLPLVVMVFCYSSIICTLLRAQNGQKHKAVRVVLAVVVVFIVCHLPYNVTLLTHLLSLFKERSCEVEKIKLRVLKVSRVVAYLHCCLNPILYAFIGVKFRSHFKQIVEDLWCFGKKYIYTSARSSHGTSDICVSGLKSSEASHNMSSFSA